The proteins below are encoded in one region of Ascochyta rabiei chromosome 21, complete sequence:
- a CDS encoding Transcriptional activator of fatty acid utilization, with the protein MASGGEHSFMAQPAQPPAPSPLAPQPSNGASNSPTSQAVPPGHPSFRRQRASRACETCHSRKVRCDAASLGVPCTNCTAFSIECRIPTPKRKKTQTSRAKETDGASEADDNDGRSPASISLEPRDKATVSNSEDGTPANNYSHAYAAQQAAHHGTYVQFMKPKFARAPIKEAGRVAYLGESSNLSLLVHDRYGTTDVVHYPLPENVRGAKARVNEMDNMEIEILHQRGAFLLPPRALCDELVDAFFKWVAPVVPVINRSRFMRQYRDPKNPPSLLLLQAVLLAGSRVCTNPQLMDSSGSTTPAAMTFYKRAKALYDANFEDDRVTIVQALILMGWYWEGPEDVTKNVFYWTRVAIVVAQGSGMHRSVEGSQLSWSDKRLWKRIWWTLYSRDRSVAVALGRPVAIDPEDSDVEMISEDDFIDDEVDRPAEHPPDPVHVQFFINYVKLSEIMGLVLSQQYSVASKYRRANAIDLTHSDMALADWLQHCPPEVQWDRTRHHFWAALLHANYYTTLCLLHRAHMPPAGSPKTTNLDGFGEEHAYPSRNIAYQAAAMITSIIENLRAHDEIRYTPAFIVYSLFSALIMHVYQMKSSNKSIVSATEQRLQICLDALREVSKVWLVAKMVHTLFESILGNKNLEERLQKAAGRNHKKNKPPSVPPPPPKPTQEAPKRKFEEMDFGGFPTINGPPAAQVSYERSRPQTPAVTPSRELPPQPQQMPQMSAGSPQMNRHNHDTFMGPSRSGTRPTTPFNPSYSYPGTPPDLFLITRDTPNISQEVWQNFQPDQLFPADTQVNFPQSSQQHSLVDPALSQPQNMPIQQQPQQQQNNGSMPSQPQQQMQNSINGQFDQSNPQAWAQQMEMMQQNQQQHGEQDDAWSNSSGGRHNPVVPMSLNVDDWFNFFGINGEADMSHLFQNGPS; encoded by the exons ATGGCGTCTGGCGGCGAGCACAGCTTCATGGCGCAACCCGCGCAGCCCCCCGCCCCGTCGCCGCTGGCACCGCAGCCCAGCAACGGCGCATC CAACAGTCCCACCTCCCAGGCGGTCCCACCCGGCCATCCCTCTTTCAGACGCCAGCGCGCCAGCCGGGCCTGCGAAA CATGTCATTCGCGCAAA GTCCGCTGCGACGCCGCCTCGCTGGGCGTCCCATGCACCAACTGCACCGCCTTCTCCATCGAGTGCCGCATCCCCACGCCCAAGCGCAAGAAGACGCAGACGTCGCGAGCCAAGGAGACGGACGGCGCAAGCGAAGCCGACGACAATGACGGCCGCTCGCCTGCAAGCATCTCGCTCGAGCCGCGCGACAAGGCGACCGTCTCCAACTCGGAGGATGGCACGCCCGCGAACAACTACTCCCACGCCTACGCTGCCCAGCAGGCCGCCCACCACGGCACCTACGTGCAGTTCATGAAGCCCAAGTTTGCACGAGCCCCTATCAAGGAAGCCGGCCGTGTCGCGTATCTGGGCGAATCGTCCAACCTGTCCCTCCTGGTCCACGACCGCTATGGCACCACCGATGTCGTCCATTACCCGCTGCCGGAGAATGTGCGCGGCGCCAAAGCCCGCGTCAACGAGATGGACAACATGGAGATTGAGATTCTGCACCAGAGAGGCGCCTTCCTGCTGCCACCGAGGGCCCTCTGTGACGAGCTGGTCGACGCTTTCTTCAAGTGGGTTGCCCCAGTCGTGCCTGTCATCAACCGCAGCCGCTTCATGCGCCAATACCGCGATCCAAAAAATCCGCCCTCGTTGCTACTGCTGCAGGCTGTCCTGCTGGCCGGCTCGAGAGTCTGCACCAATCCGCAGTTGATGGACTCCAGTGGCTCCACAACGCCAGCTGCCATGACCTTCTACAAGCGTGCAAAGGCCCTGTACGACGCAAACTTCGAAGACGACCGAGTCACCATCGTTCAAGCGCTGATCCTGATGGGCTGGTACTGGGAAGGACCCGAAG ATGTGACCAAGAACGTCTTCTATTGGACGCGAGTTGCTATTGTTGTGGCACAAGGTTCAGGCATGCACCGAAG TGTCGAGGGGTCGCAGTTGAGCTGGTCAGATAAGCGACTTTGGAAGCGCATCTGGTGGACACTCTACAGCCGAGATCGTTCAGTAGCCGTTGCCCTCGGTAGACCCGTCGCAATCGATCCAGAGGACTCAGACGTAGAGATGATCTCAGAGGACGACTTCATCGATGACGAGGTAGATCGTCCGGCGGAGCACCCGCCCGACCCAGTCCATGTTCAGTTTTTTATCAACTACGTGAAGTTAAGCGAGATCATGGGTCTGGTGCTTTCGCAACAGTACTCAGTTGCCTCCAAATATCGCAGGGCGAATGCCATAGACCTGACCCACAGCGACATGGCTCTTGCTGACTGGCTGCAACACTGCCCACCTGAAGTGCAGTGGGATCGAACACGACACCATTTCTGGGCCGCGCTGTTGCATGCCAACTACTACACCACACTGTGTCTTCTCCACCGTGCGCACATGCCACCCGCCGGCTCACCGAAGACGACCAACCTGGACGGCTTTGGTGAGGAGCACGCGTACCCATCACGAAACATCGCGTACCAGGCCGCAGCTATGATCACGTCAATCATCGAGAACCTCCGAGCGCACGACGAGATACGGTACACTCCTGCCTTCATCGTGTACAGCTTGTTCTCCGCTCTCATCATGCACGTCTACCAGATGAAGTCATCGAATAAGTCGATCGTCTCGGCGACAGAGCAGCGACTGCAGATTTGCTTGGATGCTCTGAGAGAGGTCTCCAAGGTCTGGCTTGTCGCAAAGATGGTACATACGCTCTTTGAGTCTATCTTAGGAAACAAGAACCTCGAAGAGCGCCTGCAGAAAGCCGCGGGCAGGAACCACAAGAAGAACAAGCCGCCCAGCGTACCGCCGCCTCCACCAAAGCCAACGCAAGAGGCTCCGAAGCGCAAGTTTGAAGAGATGGATTTTGGGGGATTCCCAACTATCAATGGCCCACCAGCAGCTCAAGTCTCATACGAACGATCAAGACCCCAGACCCCCGCAGTCACGCCGTCTAGGGAACTCCCGCCTCAACCTCAGCAGATGCCTCAGATGTCAGCTGGATCGCCGCAGATGAACCGCCACAACCACGATACTTTCATGGGTCCATCGCGTTCGGGCACGCGTCCAACTACACCCTTCAACCCTTCTTACTCGTATCCCGGGACGCCTCCTGACTTGTTCTTGATCACTCGTGACACACCCAACATCAGTCAAGAGGTCTGGCAGAACTTTCAGCCGGACCAGTTGTTCCCGGCAGATACCCAGGTCAACTTCCCTCAATCTTCGCAGCAGCACTCTCTAGTTGATCCAGCTTTATCGCAGCCTCAAAACATGCCTATACAGCAACAAccgcaacaacaacaaaacAACGGCAGCATGCCGTCGCAGCCCCAGCAACAGATGCAAAACTCGATAAACGGCCAGTTCGATCAGAGCAACCCACAGGCATGGGCGCAACAAATGGAAATGATGCAACAAAACCAACAGCAGCATGGCGAGCAGGACGATGCCTGGAGTAATAGTTCCGGCGGACGACACAACCCTGTAGTGCCAATGAGTCTCAACGTGGACGACTGGTTCAACTTCTTCGGCATCAATGGTGAAGCCGACATGTCGCACCTTTTCCAAAACGGTCCGTCTTGA